GCTTTTACCGAATCTAGAGTAGTAGCAACTTGTACTTGTTGCTGCATCTCTTGTGTAGAAGAGACTAAACCACTTAAACCATTCACCAATTGCCGCAAATTTTTTCGGAAATTAGGATCGCCTGTCAATTCATCCAAATCAGATGTAATTTTTTGAGTATTTTCAAAGGTTACTCTTGCTGAATCTAAAGTTTGTTGCAGCAGCACCACATTCTTGGGATCGTTTAAGGTTTTAGAAGCATCGCGTAAATTAGCTGAGGCTTGCGCTGCATTTGCTGAAAGAGCTTCTAAATTATTGAGTAATTCTCCTTGAGTCAATCGATTGACAGATGGTGATAGGCTACTGACTGTAACACGTAGTTGGTTGCTGGTTTCGGTGATATTATTTAAAGCGCCAACCAGCGAAGAACGATTTGTTGTCAACAGGTTATCCAGGTTGTTGAGCAAACGATTTGCTTGAGTTGCAGTTGCACCGAATTTATTTACTGTTTGATTTGCAGATGCATTAAGTTGGTTTGTCGCTCGTTGCACTGAATTAGCAGTGGCTGAAAATGTATTTAATTGTTGTCGCAAGCTTTTAGTCAAACCTTGTAAATCCTGACTTAGTTCAGTAAAACTGGATGCTGCACCTGTGGTAGTTTCTAGAACCCTATTGACATTTCTATAAAATTTGGGGTCATTGTATGATGAAGCTAGATCGGTTGAACTGCGAATTAATTCATCAACACTGATGCCAATCTGACCTTTTAAGCGAGAGCCATTACAGACAATCAGACTGGAATCGCAACTTTTATCTAGGGGTCTAGCAATTACAACCCCAGCAGGTAAAGTTGTTTTTGGTGTAATGTCGATAACACTTTCGCTAATTAATCCACTTTGATTAGCTTCCACCACGACATCACGGGGGATAATTAAGTCAGTTTGGGCAATTTCAATTTCTATATCAATCGCATTCGCTTTTGGTAGAACCTGAGAAATAGTTCCTACTTTAACACCTCGATAGCGAACTATTGCTCCCTTTTGCATTCCGCCAGCGTTAGCAAATTCCACAATCATTTTGTATGAACGGCCAGCAGCAGTAAATCTATTTAACCACAATAAGAGTAACCCGAATACTCCTAGTCCTAGCAGGAGCAACAACCCCACAGAGCCTTCTCTAAATGTTCGCCCAGACGCGAAGCGGCTTGTCATAAGACCTCGCATATTTTTCCTCTACCCAATAATTAGTTATGAGTTTGGAGTGATGAGTTAGGAGTTATGAATTGAATTTAACTCTCATTCCTCATTTTTTACTCCTCACTTTTCACTTTTTAACCGACGACTTGAATCGGCCCTTGCACGCTTCCACTCATAAATTGTTTGATCAAGGGATTTTCTGTGTTGTATATCTCACTAACTGTACCCTGCCACTGCACTCTCCCTTCATAGAGAAATATAAGTCTATCAGCTGTACGGCGAATAGTGCTGTCTTGGTGAGTAACAACAGCGTATGTACTACAAACTCCATTCAAACATTGCAAATAGCGGATTAAATCTTCGATTACAGTTGAGGCAATAGGATCGAGTCCGGCTGTTGGTTCATCGTATAACAGAACTTCTGGTCCTTCTGAGGGATTATCGGGGTTAGACATGATTGCACGGGCAAAACTTACCCGTTTTCGCATTCCCCCGGAAAGTTCGGCTGGGTAAAGGTCGCTTATTGATGGCAAACCGACCATCTCCAATTTTTCTTTTACCAAATCTCGAATGCGCGATCGCGGCAACTTTGAATTTTGATAAAGTAAAAATCCCACATTCTCCTCCACCGTCAGCGAATCAAATAGCGCCGCCTGTTGAAACACCATGCCAATGCCAACTGGCTGTCCAGCATCCTCAATCAAACCGTCCCGCCGTACTCCTTGAACATAAATTTCTCCTTCATCAGGAGCAAGTAACCCCGCCATCACCCGTAGAATTGTTGATTTACCAGTCCCTGATGGCCCAATAATCCCTAGTGCTTCTCCCCGGTAGATGGTTAAGTCTACATTATCTAGAACTTTATGGCTACCAAAGGACTTAGAAACACCTTTTAGTTCAATCAATGGTTCAGTCATTAGTTATTAGTCATTAGTCATTGGTGAGCCAATGCCTTGGCAGGTTCCCCTATTTGTACCCTTACCAGGAAGCAAGCTACGCAGTGATGTCATAGTTATTGATAAGGCATTTGTATATTACATTATAAGTATATGATTAGCATTTTAATTAGCAAACTTTATTTTTTTAGCATAATAATATTTAGTTATTTACAATTTTAATGTCATAGAATCCCCTTAACCCAACGTTCACAAAGATACCGTAGTAACTTAATGTCTCAGTAAAGGGAAACTAAGACTCCAGTTTTCTGTGGAGATTAGCAAATCCGTTTAATAATATATTCATCCCATTAGAGGCTATAACTACTCAAATAAAAGCCAAGAAATAATTAACTGTTTAAAGTAATATATAGCAATTTTATTTTTGAAATTCAAGTTTTGCGAACTACTGACTTATCTTAAACTCTAGGTTTATAGTTATTTTAAAATGATTTGCAATTGCTATACAAATATTTAATTAATTAACATCTAAAGTTATTGCTATTAACAGAGCTATTATCTTATTTTAGATGTTAATAATATTTGTCCTAAATCTTGTAGTTGTCAACTACAAAAATTATTTACTAATATTGTAATATTACTAAGAAAAATAAAAGTAGAGATTATGAGTAGCAACTTAGAACAGTTTGCAAGTGATAATTCTTCTGGTATTTGCCCAGAAGCGCTGGAATATATGATTAGAGCAAATCAAGGTAGTGTTCCAGCTTATGGGAATGATGAATGGACTCAAAAAGCAACAGATTATTTTCGGGAACTCTTCGAAATTGATTGTGAAGTATTTTTCACCTTTAATGGTACAGCCGCAAATTCTTTATCTTTAGCTGCCCTTTGCCAGTCATATCACAGCGTAATTTGCCATGAAACATCTCACATAGAAACAGATGAATGTGGCGCACCTGAATTTGCATCTAATGGTTCTAAACTTTTACTTGCCCAAGGGAAAAATGGCAAGTTAACACCAGAATCTATAGAGGCAATTGTCACTAGACGCACTGATATTCATTATCCCAAGCCTAAAGTTATTAGTATTACCCAATCAACTGAATTAGGAACTTTATATTCTATTGAAGAACTTCTAAAAATTAAAGGAGTAGCGAAAAAGTATAATTTAAAAATTCACATGGATGGCGCTCGTTTTGCAAATGCAGTTGCCGCTATGAATAAAAGCCCTGCTGAAATTACTTGGAAAACTGGAGTAGATGTATTATGCTTTTGTGGTACTAAGAATGGAATGGCATTAGGTGAAGCAATTCTTTTCTTCAACAAAGAGTTAGCAGAAGACTTTGATTATCGATGCAAGCAAGCAGGTCAGTTAGCGTCAAAAATGCGGTTTATTTCTGCTCCTTGGTTGGGTTTATTAGAAACGGGTGCTTGGCTAAAAAATGCTAGACATGCTAATCAATGTGCTGAATATTTAGAAAATCAACTCTTAAATATAGAAGGCGTTGACTTGATGTTTCCCAGAGAAGCCAACGCCGTATTTGTGAAATTACCTGAACAAGTCATTCACACCTTAAAAGCAAATAACTGGCAGTTTTATACATTTATCGGTGTGGGAGGAGTACGTTTTATGTGTTCTTGGAACACAACACAATCTAGGATTGATGAACTGATTGATGATATTAAAAAAGCAATCATAGCTATCTGATTGGTAAAAATTGGTGTTATCTAGATATCCGATTTATTTAAAAATTCGGATATCTAGTATCAATTACATCTGAGGTTGCTACCAAACAACCGGATTTGATATTACTTGCTATGAAACTTTAGTTGCATCTTTGATTGCTGCCACAATCCCAGATGCTTATTTTTAGCATTAGCTTCTGCAATTAAATATTGGGTTTTGCTTTCATAGCAATTTTGTAAAGATTCTCTGTCAACGACAGCATTACCTGACTCTACCAAAAGGAGATTTACTGACCGATTATCCACAAACACTTCACCAACTGTCCGACCATTTTCGAGTTTTTCTATACTTCTAATCACAACAGGGGTTTTAGGCGGTAGTAGCTGTTTTAACCTTTGTGTCGCTGCTAAAGTATACACTTGTCCAACCGCCTTTGGTGCATTAATACACGCTAGCTTGACTGGAATTGTTTGTCCGGCATTATCTTTAACTAAAATTGTGTTTCCGTCTGTAACACCAACTACTGTAGCTAGCACCAACATTAGTTCAAGTAATTCCATCATTTTGTATGTAAGAATTTATGCATGAATATCATGTTATTGCAGTGCTTAGGTTGCTAGTGTGATTTGACTCACAAAATATTATTTACTTGATAAATGCTTTGTAATCTTCAATTAACTTTGCCAAGCGGGAAGCAAGAAATGGACTTGCATCCCGCAAAGCTTCATAAATCTGAATACCTTCTTCTCGATATCGAATAATTTTGTCTTGAGTCCAATAATGTGGTGGTGCTTGGAGATTGGTGATTCTATCTGCTAGTTTCACCATCCATATTTCTTGTGGTTGCTTCTTTATCCTTTGTAAACTATCTGCCATTCGGAGATGTTTTGCTAAATTTTCATCTTTAGTCAGTGCAAGTACACCATTAGCTACTGATTCACCAAATTCGGTTCTGATTTCCTCAAACGTTGTATTAGTATCCTCGATTGTGTCATGCAAAATAGCACATTGAATAGCAAGATTCCCATCATGCTCTGTTTCCACACTTATGGCTGCAATTACTTCCATACTCACAAGATTCAAGTGCATAAGGTAAGGTATTTCTGAACCTGCCATTTTCTGACCTTGATGTGCGTATGCTGCTTTCTTTAAGGCTTTAATGTAAATTTCTTGAGACCAGCTTTTTGGGCTGAGTTGATATTTTTCCATTTATCTATTCTTCTCATGAAGTGATGTTATGTAGTATGCCACAATCTTAAATAGGATAACCGTAGTATAACAAGTACTTGATATCAATCAAAAACTCTAAAAAGAAACTACAGGTAATTGAACACTCACAGTAGTACCTGTTAAGAGGTCAGAGCAGATCGACAGTTCTCCATTATGAGCATTGAGGATGCGTTTAGTAATAGCAAGCCCTAGCCCAGTGCCACAAGGTTTTGTGGAGAAGAATGGCTGAGAAAGCTTGCTTATAAATTCTGATGGGATTGGTTCACCGCCATTGTGGACATTAATATAGACTTTATTTATATGAGAACAATCTACTTTACATTTAACAATATCTCCTGGTGCAACTGCCTCGCAAGCATTACGAAGAATGTTAATAAATACTTGTTTAAGTTTGTCCTTATCCCCCAAAACTTTTACTGTAGGTAACACCGGAAAAAATTCAATTTTTCGTTCCAGAGCTTCTGGCATTTCATGAATGTATACCAATAACTCATGAATTAGTTCATTCACATCTAATTCACAAAGCTGCAATACTTGAGGTTTGGCGTATAGCAAAATTTCACTTAGCAGACGCTCCAAACGACTAGATTCAGTCAATGCCAACGCTAATCGCTCTTGAGCAGATTCTGTTAAAATGGTTTTTTGGAAATACTTTAATCCCATAATCATTGTAGTTAAGGGATTACGAATTTCATGCACAATCATGGCAGCGAATTCACCAATAGCTGCCAATCGCTCCTGTTCTAAAAGCTTGGCTTGGGTTGCTTGTAATTCTGCGGTGCGTTTTTCTACCTCAGCTTCTAAAATATGATTAAATTTGCACTGTTGTTGATAAAGATGATAGTTGTCAATTGCTGTTGCGGCTCGTTCAGCAAACAATTCCACAATTTGGATATCTTCTTTTGTAAAATCACGCGGTTGGTGATTAAAAGAACATATAGTGCCAATTACCTTGTTTTCAGCAGTTCGCAATGGTATCCCTAAATATGCACAATAACCTTCTGGAGCTTGTCCATATTCTGGGTATTTTTGAGCATCTTTCACGGCTAATGAATGACCCATTTGAATAACAGTACCAGTCAGTAAACCATGTAGTGAATAAACATGTTCACCATCACCCATTTCGAGACTACTGGCTAGAACAGTTTCAAACCCCTCTTGGCAAAAAGTAACAACTGTCCAATCAACTCCAATAAGTTCGCTGACTCCACAGGCAATATTATGCAAATAGCTACCTAGTTCACCAGTTCGATAGTTTAAAGAAGACAAACGGATTATGATTTGTCGCTCACGTTGCCAAGTTTGGTTGTGCAACAATATTTCGTCATTACTAGTTTTGCTCATGGATACTTATTGCATGGGTTATGAAAATAATTTCAAAAATCGACTGGATAGTTATTTTGATCGAGCTGTACTATTTTGAGAGAAAGATTCTACTAGACACATTATGCTATTTACATACAACAAACTGATTAATTTTTAGTTGAATAAATGTAAAATTATACAACAATGATATATTGAAAAATAAGTGGTGTCATCGTGAGTAAAATCAAACAATGTCAGAGTGTTATGTAGCCTAATCCATCATAGATATCGCTTGGCTTCAATCTACTCCATTTACGATGATATGGTTAAGTTTATTTATATCTAAGTACTTAAAGACTGAAAAATTAGATTTTTCTGGGAAATTTATAATAGAAAACATCTCAAACGGGAATAACTATGACAGTCAATCTACAAGGAATATTACAGCAACCGGGGCAAGGTTCTTCATACTGGGTGCTTGGAGATTTGTATACTTTTAAGGCAGTAGGTGAAGAAACTAGTCAAGCTTATGCTCTAATTGAGATTACCGTTCAACCACAAAACGGCACACCTCCCCACATTCATAGTCACGAAGACGAAGCTTTCTATATTCAAGAGGGAGAATTGGAATTTCAGCTTGATGAGCAGATTCTTTTAGCAACCCCTGGAACCTTTCTCCACTCTCCTAAAGGTCAACTTCACAGATTTTCAAATATCGGTACAAAGCCAGCAAAATTACTTTGCTGGTTCACACCAGCAGGGTTAGAGAAGTTTTTCATGGAAGTAGGTGTGCCAGTCTCAGAGAAAATACAATTACCTAGCATTAGTCCCGCAGATATCGAAAAAGCGTTGGCAGCTGCTTCAAAGTATGGTCTTAAAATTATTCCGCCGTCTGCTGCATCTTCGCAGGTATAAGCTAAATATAACTACAAGCGATCGCAGTTAGACACCAAACAACAGTGTTGGAAAGTTTCAGAAGAGCGATCGCTAACTAAGCTAATCAACATTTCTATTGGAGAGTTTCAATATGAAAACGCTTAAATGCTCTAGCTGCTTCAGGAATTAGCTCAATGTACCAATGCCCATTTTTTTCATCTGCAAACCAACTAATTATTGCAAGTGCCGGTTGCCCAAATTCATCATCTTTTACTCCAAATAATTGGCAGAAATGTTCACCTAAATGACCAATTTGTCCAGAAGAATCACCATCATATCCTGCCGCTTCAGATAACTCCCAAGTGCGTAATCTGCGATTGTCTTTCATAAAGTAACAGTGCTGATACAACTTATTCAAGATAGCTTTGTGTCCCGGAGTTAATTCTTCATAAATTGAGTGGAGTGCCTCTAAATATTTTTCCTCTGAAGGAATATAACGTTCAACATCTTTCAACACTCTATTCTTCCTCTTTTGATTAAAAAATTCGCTGGCAATGTGTAAAATATTATAGTTTGCCCTCCCTACTTCCTTGAAGGCGGGTGCTTCCGCAATAACGTTAAAGAATCGTTTAGAGGTATTTTAGCTTCTACTCATAGAAATGTCTTACCAAGGATACCTATATTTAATATTACTAAAGGTAATGTATTTTATTTAACCGCGATCGGCAGTTAAGATTTTAGAACTCTTTATACCATTCTCAGCACACTAGAGGATTCATAATCCATAATCCAAATATTGATCCCAAGGAAAAGTGTTGACTTATGTGTATAGAATTTGGGCGGGAAATCTGCGGCAATCTTGACACGGCAGAGTCACGGGAATGGTTAGTTACTAACGGTATTGGTGGTTATGCTTCTGGAACTGTGGCTGGTTTATTGACGCGCCGATATCACGGACTATTGGTAGCAGCATTGAAACCACCTTTAGGTCGTACCTTACTACTGGCAAAACTAGATGAAACTATCCTGTATGACAATCGCTCTTATTCTCTAGACACCAATCGTTGGGCTGATGGGACTGTCAGCCCTCACGGTTATCAAAATATTGAACGTTTTTCTCTGGAAGGTACAATTCCCTTATGGCGTTTTGCTGTTGCCGATGCCTTGTTAGAAAAACGGGTGTGGATGCAACAAGGTGTTAACACAACTTATGTCCAATATACTCTGCGTCGTGCCACGCAACCTCTGAAGTTGACCCTCAAAGCAATGGTCAACTACCGCGATTATCACAGTGACACCCAAAGTAATGGCTGGAAGATGTCTATTGAGCAAGTCGAACAGGGGATTTGTGTAACTTCCTATCCGGGTGCTGTACCAATGTATTTACTGAGTGATGGTGGTAGCGCATCTATTGCCGACAATTGGTATTATGGCTTTGAATTGGCTGTTGAGCGCTATCGGGGATTGAGAGATAGAGAAGACCATCTCCACGCTGCGACTTTTGAGGTTACACTGAATCCTGGGGAAGCGATCGCTTATGTAGCCAGCACAGAAAAGCAAGCAAATCTCAACGCCGAGGCTGCACTTAAGTTACGTCGCGCTCAAGAGCAGAAGCTAACTGGAATTTGGAAAACTAATCAACCCCTCAAGACCAAGGAATCACCTATCTGGATCAAGCAACTAATACTAGCTGCTGACCAGTTTATTGTTGACCGTCCAATGCCAGAAGACCCCTACGGTAAGACTATCATCGCTGGTTATCACTGGTTTAGCGACTGGGGACGCGACACGATGATTAGTCTACCTGGTTTGACAATTTCCACTGGTCGACCAGAGGTAGCACGCTCAATTATTCGCACCTTTGCCAGATACGTAGACCAGGGAATGTTGCCTAATCGCTTTCCTGATGCGGGCGAGCAACCAGAATATAATACAGTCGATGCCACTCTCTGGTACTTTGAAGCAGTCCGCGCCTACTACAGCGCTACGGATGATGATACTTTGCTTGGTGAACTCTTTCCCATACTTGCAGACATCATTGATTGGCACTGTCGCGGTACACGCTACAATATCCATCTCGATGCAGCCGATGGCTTACTTTATGCAGGTGTAACAGGTGTACAACTGACTTGGATGGATGCCAAAGTTGACGATTGGGTAGTTACGCCCCGAATTGGCAAACCAATTGAA
The Nostoc punctiforme PCC 73102 genome window above contains:
- a CDS encoding MlaD family protein; translated protein: MRGLMTSRFASGRTFREGSVGLLLLLGLGVFGLLLLWLNRFTAAGRSYKMIVEFANAGGMQKGAIVRYRGVKVGTISQVLPKANAIDIEIEIAQTDLIIPRDVVVEANQSGLISESVIDITPKTTLPAGVVIARPLDKSCDSSLIVCNGSRLKGQIGISVDELIRSSTDLASSYNDPKFYRNVNRVLETTTGAASSFTELSQDLQGLTKSLRQQLNTFSATANSVQRATNQLNASANQTVNKFGATATQANRLLNNLDNLLTTNRSSLVGALNNITETSNQLRVTVSSLSPSVNRLTQGELLNNLEALSANAAQASANLRDASKTLNDPKNVVLLQQTLDSARVTFENTQKITSDLDELTGDPNFRKNLRQLVNGLSGLVSSTQEMQQQVQVATTLDSVKAAVNKPNNLIPTPVPTQQAMSNDKSLPIYEVNPSPANFESSDINLQPTPSPSIPNSSQEVLLKQLREYGKQREQLETEK
- a CDS encoding ABC transporter ATP-binding protein; protein product: MTEPLIELKGVSKSFGSHKVLDNVDLTIYRGEALGIIGPSGTGKSTILRVMAGLLAPDEGEIYVQGVRRDGLIEDAGQPVGIGMVFQQAALFDSLTVEENVGFLLYQNSKLPRSRIRDLVKEKLEMVGLPSISDLYPAELSGGMRKRVSFARAIMSNPDNPSEGPEVLLYDEPTAGLDPIASTVIEDLIRYLQCLNGVCSTYAVVTHQDSTIRRTADRLIFLYEGRVQWQGTVSEIYNTENPLIKQFMSGSVQGPIQVVG
- a CDS encoding low specificity L-threonine aldolase, whose amino-acid sequence is MSSNLEQFASDNSSGICPEALEYMIRANQGSVPAYGNDEWTQKATDYFRELFEIDCEVFFTFNGTAANSLSLAALCQSYHSVICHETSHIETDECGAPEFASNGSKLLLAQGKNGKLTPESIEAIVTRRTDIHYPKPKVISITQSTELGTLYSIEELLKIKGVAKKYNLKIHMDGARFANAVAAMNKSPAEITWKTGVDVLCFCGTKNGMALGEAILFFNKELAEDFDYRCKQAGQLASKMRFISAPWLGLLETGAWLKNARHANQCAEYLENQLLNIEGVDLMFPREANAVFVKLPEQVIHTLKANNWQFYTFIGVGGVRFMCSWNTTQSRIDELIDDIKKAIIAI
- a CDS encoding thermonuclease family protein; protein product: MMELLELMLVLATVVGVTDGNTILVKDNAGQTIPVKLACINAPKAVGQVYTLAATQRLKQLLPPKTPVVIRSIEKLENGRTVGEVFVDNRSVNLLLVESGNAVVDRESLQNCYESKTQYLIAEANAKNKHLGLWQQSKMQLKFHSK
- a CDS encoding HD domain-containing protein produces the protein MEKYQLSPKSWSQEIYIKALKKAAYAHQGQKMAGSEIPYLMHLNLVSMEVIAAISVETEHDGNLAIQCAILHDTIEDTNTTFEEIRTEFGESVANGVLALTKDENLAKHLRMADSLQRIKKQPQEIWMVKLADRITNLQAPPHYWTQDKIIRYREEGIQIYEALRDASPFLASRLAKLIEDYKAFIK
- a CDS encoding GAF domain-containing sensor histidine kinase, which produces MSKTSNDEILLHNQTWQRERQIIIRLSSLNYRTGELGSYLHNIACGVSELIGVDWTVVTFCQEGFETVLASSLEMGDGEHVYSLHGLLTGTVIQMGHSLAVKDAQKYPEYGQAPEGYCAYLGIPLRTAENKVIGTICSFNHQPRDFTKEDIQIVELFAERAATAIDNYHLYQQQCKFNHILEAEVEKRTAELQATQAKLLEQERLAAIGEFAAMIVHEIRNPLTTMIMGLKYFQKTILTESAQERLALALTESSRLERLLSEILLYAKPQVLQLCELDVNELIHELLVYIHEMPEALERKIEFFPVLPTVKVLGDKDKLKQVFINILRNACEAVAPGDIVKCKVDCSHINKVYINVHNGGEPIPSEFISKLSQPFFSTKPCGTGLGLAITKRILNAHNGELSICSDLLTGTTVSVQLPVVSF
- a CDS encoding quercetin 2,3-dioxygenase; this encodes MTVNLQGILQQPGQGSSYWVLGDLYTFKAVGEETSQAYALIEITVQPQNGTPPHIHSHEDEAFYIQEGELEFQLDEQILLATPGTFLHSPKGQLHRFSNIGTKPAKLLCWFTPAGLEKFFMEVGVPVSEKIQLPSISPADIEKALAAASKYGLKIIPPSAASSQV
- a CDS encoding amylo-alpha-1,6-glucosidase, with translation MCIEFGREICGNLDTAESREWLVTNGIGGYASGTVAGLLTRRYHGLLVAALKPPLGRTLLLAKLDETILYDNRSYSLDTNRWADGTVSPHGYQNIERFSLEGTIPLWRFAVADALLEKRVWMQQGVNTTYVQYTLRRATQPLKLTLKAMVNYRDYHSDTQSNGWKMSIEQVEQGICVTSYPGAVPMYLLSDGGSASIADNWYYGFELAVERYRGLRDREDHLHAATFEVTLNPGEAIAYVASTEKQANLNAEAALKLRRAQEQKLTGIWKTNQPLKTKESPIWIKQLILAADQFIVDRPMPEDPYGKTIIAGYHWFSDWGRDTMISLPGLTISTGRPEVARSIIRTFARYVDQGMLPNRFPDAGEQPEYNTVDATLWYFEAVRAYYSATDDDTLLGELFPILADIIDWHCRGTRYNIHLDAADGLLYAGVTGVQLTWMDAKVDDWVVTPRIGKPIEVNALWYNALRTMAKFARHLGKPHQEYEAMADRAKYRFSRFWNDETGYCYDVLDSPNGDDAALRPNQIFAVSLPESPLTPAQQRSVVEVCGRRLLTSHGLRSLAPDHPQYQGKYGGNQYQRDGAYHQGTVWGWLLGPFVLAHLRVYKNPEQARQFLEPMANHLTKHGLGSLSEIFDGDAPMTARGCIAQAWTVAEVLRAWFATES